DNA sequence from the Bacteroidia bacterium genome:
GTAAGTGGTGATTGGGTAGTTTATAGCTATCAAGATCAAGGATTTAGCTGGCTAAGCCCACATTTAAAGGACTATCTGTTTAGCTATCGTTGTGGTTGGTTAAGATACTGCCCTATGATGCTGATTCCATTTATAGGTGTTTTTTTCTTGTATAAACCTAAGGTTAATTTTATCCCAACATTATTTTTAATGTTTATCAGTCTTTACATTGTATCAGCTTGGGATGTATGGGATTACGGAGGTACTGCCGGGCGGGCGATGGTTCAATATTACCCGATTTTTAGCATTGCCTTTGCCGGAATAACTCAATTTGTACATACCCGAAAAATAGCTATGGGTATCTTTTATCCCATAATTCTGTTATTTATGTATCTGAATATCTGGTGGATATACAATGCCCATGTTGGAACAGTGCAAGTTTCTGAAGTTAGTCATGAATATTACTGGGAAAAAGTGGGAAGATGGACAAGCAATGAATCTGACCTAAAATTGCTTGACAATAAATTTTCGTTTACCGGATACCCTAAGTGTTCCGAACAGATATACTTAAATACATTTGACGGAGATACATCTGCAAATGCAACCATTTTAAACGAAAACCCAAAAATACAACTGACAAATGACCTGCAATATTCCCCAAAATACATCGTAAACAATAACAAACTACCCAAAAAATGGGCAAGGGTGTATGCAAAATTCGGCTGCACAGTTAAAGAATGGGATGTGTGGAAACAAACACAATTTTCTGTAAATTTTTACAAAAACAATGAGAATATACAACAAAACCTAATCAGGGTTCATCGTTTTTTGCAAAATGGAGAAGAAAAAGAAATCTACCTTGATGCCATTTGCCCAAAAGAATGGGATTATATGTCTATTTATTTTTGGAACGCAACCAACGATAAAACACTGTATATTGATGATTTAAAAGTAGTCCTGTTTGATGAATAGGCTGTTTTGATTCTTGATAAGGATATAACCAATTTAAACTTTACTCCCAAAAATATCATTAACACAAACAGGTTTTAGCATAAAATTATCTCAGAACAATAAGCTTTGAACCAGCCCAAATCCCCAAAAAACAGAGAATCAGGCTCAGCAAAACATATAAAACCCCCAAAGAATAGCTACCCAGTTTGAAAAACAGTATCGTTTCGGCAGCAAAAGTCGAAAATGTAGTGAATCCACCACAAAAACCGGTTAATAGAAGTAATTTATAGAGTTGATTTTCAGGATTTTGAAGAGATAACCAATTGTAAATTATTCCAAAAATTAAGCATCCTAAGAAGTTGGCACAAAGCGTTGCCCAAGGAAATAAATTGGTTTTTGAGACCAATAAAACCGATATTCCATATCTAAGCATTGACCCAGCTGCGCTCCCAATTCCAACCCAAATAAAATTCACTGCTTTTTTGAAATACACCTAAACGGTCTATAATTACTCAAAGACATTAGCACTCCGGATAAGTTTTTTTATATCCAGAATCCTGATTTTTTTCCCTGATAAAGAAATGATATGGGATTCATTCAGTTCAGATAAAAAGCGGGTTGCTGTTTCGCGCACTGTGCCGGCAATTCCGGCAATCTCATCCCGCTTTAAGTTGATATTCAGGGTAGCACCATCTTCTTCGAAACCATAAATTTCTTTTAGAATCAAAATTGATTCGGCGACTCTCTCCCGAACTGTTTTTTGAGCCATACGCATAGCTTTTTCCTCTGCATTTTTTAAATCAGTAGCTAGCAAACTTAAAAAACGAAAACTCAACTCCGGAAAATCCCGTATTAACCTAAACAAAACAGATGAAGAAATATAACAAACATGAGACTCTTCGATAGCCGATGCTGAACAAGTATATTTATCGTTATTAAACAAGGTTCTATAACCCAGCACATCACCTTCTCTGGCAAAACGAACAATTTGCTCTCTCCCTTCGTAGCCGTATTTAGAGATTTTAACTTTCCCTTTATTCAAAATATAAATTCCAGAAGGAAACTGCCCTTCTTTAAAGATAAGTTCTCCGTAGTAAAAGACCATTGTGCTTTTGACGGCCATAAGCTCCTCTAATTTTTCAGGAGGCAAGACACTAAAAACAGACATCTTCCTGCTGTCGCACTTATCGCACTCCAAACAACAATCCTTTATTTTAGTGTGTTTCATAGGGGATTTTTTACAAAATAATGCGGCACATAAAACCACCCGCTAAGTTATAGCAACTTAGTTTAGTTACATTTATATGTGGCGAATGAACGCAAATGTAATGCTTTTCTATTGAAAAAAATAAACTTAGATAATTTATTTGTATAGGGTATCTAAAATTGTACTTTTTATGGATAGATTTTGAGCTGAATTTTGTTACGTGAAATAGTTAATTTGTTATTTTGTACTTTTGAAAGCAATTTATGAATGCACTTTCTGTAAACCCTGCTCCTGAGAATGAGCCTATTTTAGGGTATTTAGCCGGTACTTCTGAGCGGCTTCGTTTAGAGGCAGAACTTGCCCATCAACGCAGTTCTACCGTTGAAGTTCCGATGTATATTGGTTCTGAGCGTGTTTTGACCCAAGACCGCCGGCGGATGTCGCCCCCGCATGACCACCAGCATACTTTGGGTTATGCCCACTTTGGCAATACAGCTCATGTTCAAGCAGCTATCCAAGCGGCTTTGGCAGCCAAATCTAACTGGGAAAACTTACCTTGGGAGCACCGAGCCGCGATATTCCTAAAGGCTGCCGACTTAATCTCTACCAAATACAGAGCACGTATTTTGGCCGCTACCATGTTGGCACAGTCTAAAAATATCTTCCAAGGAGAAATAGATGCTGTATGTGAATTAGCTGATTTCCTGCGATTTAACGTTCATTATCTACGGGAAATCTATTCAATGCAACCGGTTTCCTCTCCCTTGATCTGGAACCGCGTAGAATATCGCCCATTAGAAGGTTTTGTATTTGCCATTACACCATTTAATTTTACAGCTATTGCAGGAAATCTGCCGGCTTCACCGGTTTTGATGGGAAACACCTGCGTATGGAAACCTGCTGATAGTCAAATATTTTCAGCTCAAGTAGTGATGGAGATATTCTTAGAAGCCGGACTGCCTCCGGGAGTTATTAACCTGATTTATGTTGATGGCCCGGCTGCCGGAGATGTTATTTTCAAACAGCCTGATTTTGCAGGTGTCCATTTCACCGGCTCTACGGCTGTTTTTCAGCATATCTGGAAATCAATAGGAGAAAATATTCGTTGTTACAAAAGCTATCCCAGAATTGTGGGGGAAACAGGCGGTAAAGACTTTGTATTAGTACACAATTCTGCCGATGTTGCCGGAGCTATCACCGCCATCACAAGAGGTGCTTTTGAATTTCAAGGCCAAAAATGCTCCGCTGCTTCACGCGTTTATCTGCCGGAATCAATCGCTCAATCAATCATAGAAGGCGTAAAAAAAGACGTTGAGTCTATGTCCGTAGGCAAAACCGAAGACTTTTCTAATTTCATAAATGCTGTTATTGACGAGCGAGCTTTCGATAAAATTATGAATTATATCGAAAAAGCCAAAAATGACCCGCAACTTACGCTTATTTGCGGCGGTGAAGGCTCTAAAGAATCCGGCTACTTTGTGAAACCAACAGTATTTGTAACCCAAAATCCGCGCTCTTTAACTATGTGCGAAGAAATTTTTGGCCCGGTTTTAACAATCTATGTATATCCAGATAACGAATGGGAAAAAACATTAGAATTAGTAAACACAACCTCGCCTTATGCCTTGACGGGTGCTATCTGGAGTCAAGACCGCTACGCAATGCAGCAAGCAATGACAGCCTTAACACACGCAGCCGGTAATTTATATCTAAATGATAAACCTACCGGAGCAGTAGTAGGCCAACAGCCTTTTGGCGGCGGAAGAGCCTCCGGAACCAACGACAAAGCCGGCTCGCTATTCAACCTATTGCGTTGGGTATCCCCCAGAACAATCAAGGAAAATTTCGTACCACCGACAAATTACCGCTACGGATACCAATAAATCAACTTTGGTAATTACACTGAATTTCAAAAAATTTGAGTAACCTAAAATTACTTGCTCGGGCAGATTATGTAGAGGGAGTTGTTAATGCACCACCGTCAAAAAGCGAAGCCCAACGTTATTTAGTAGGAGCACTATTAGCTAACAATCAAACATCCCTGCTTAAAAATCTGGGAGAAAGTACGGATGTTTTAGCTGCGCAGTCTGCCATTCAGCAGTTAGGAGCATCTGTAATATCTGATAATCAAATTGTTACTGTTTTGGGTGCGCAGCACTTAGCTGCGCCCAAGCAGTTATTTTGCGGAGAATCCGGATTAGGGTTTCGGCTGCTGATGCCAGTCGTTTCTTTACAGCCGGAACCGGTTATGTTGACGGGAATCGGTACATTACTTTTTCGGAAGCAGGAAGGCTATCGGGATGCCTTACCTGAATCCGGTGTATTCTTTGCAACATCTTATGGCTATCCTCCGGTTATTGTACGCGGCCCAATGCAGGGCGGGAAAATATCATTATCCGGAAAATTTGGTTCTCAGTATTTAAGTGGTTTATTATTTGCCTTGCCAAAAGCTCCACAAGATAGCTTTCTAACCGTTGAGAACCCAACCAGCAAGCCATACATTCAGCTTACATTGCAAATTTTAGCTCAGTTTGGGATTCATATTGAAGCGAATGAGGCATTAACTACGTTTAGTATTCCGGGCAGGCAGAGTTATCAAGGTGCAACTGCAACCATAAGCGGGGATTGGAGTGGAGCCGCTTTTTTAGCCGCTGCCGCCGCTATTAACGGACACATTCAAATAGCTGGTCTTCAAGCTAATAGCTACCAAGCGGATGAAAAAATCCTCACTATACTGCAAATGATGGGAGCCAAAGTTGAATGGAAAGATAGCATCCTAAGTATTCAAAGTACCGGATTTTTACAGGGAATTTCTACGGATTTAACACACTGTCCGGATTTATTTCCGGTAATAGCGATGTTAGCTTGCTTTGCTCAAAGCAATTCGTATTTACGTGGTATTAAGCGTTTAACGAATAAGGAAAGTAATCGAGCTGCTGTAATTCAAGCGCAATTTTCCAAAACTGGCGCAGCTATTAGTTTGCATTCAGAAACGGATACTATGATGATTTCGCCAGCACAAACTCGCCCACGAGTAGCTGTATTTCGTCCTGAAAATGACCACCGCATTGCTATGGCTGCAGCCTTAGCCGGGTTCTTTTTATCGCAAGGGGCTATTATAGACCAGCCTCATTGTGTGCAAAAGTCTTTCCCCGATTATTGGAGCGTATTGCAGCAAATCGGCTTTAGCACTCGGACTTATTCCTAAAACATTCAGTATCAGAGTGTTTTAAAACCGAACAACCATTCGGACGTTTATCAGGCGTGCCGATAAATAGTTGGGGATAGCTATTTGGGTGTTGTAAACATCTTTTATCCAGAGATAAGAAACGGTATTGTTTACTCCGAAGAGGTTAAAAATTTCGGCAGAAAGCCAAAGAGATTCTACACCCAATTTTCCGCGTTCTTCTCTTGTTTTAAATAATAGTAATTTAGAAAACCCTAAATCAACTCTGCGGTAAGCCGGTGCTGAAAATTGATTGCGGGCAAATAGGTTTTTAGGAGGCCCAAAAGGCAGGCCAGAACCGTAAACTAAATTAACATGAACCTTAAAAGTAGGATTTCTGGGTAGTTCATCTTGAAAATAGAACCCAACCGTTACGCGCTGGTCGCTTGGCCTCCGTATATACCCGCGTGTGTCTTGCGATAAATCTTCTTCGGTTTTAAGATAAGAAACGGTTAGCCAAGAATCT
Encoded proteins:
- a CDS encoding Crp/Fnr family transcriptional regulator; this encodes MSVFSVLPPEKLEELMAVKSTMVFYYGELIFKEGQFPSGIYILNKGKVKISKYGYEGREQIVRFAREGDVLGYRTLFNNDKYTCSASAIEESHVCYISSSVLFRLIRDFPELSFRFLSLLATDLKNAEEKAMRMAQKTVRERVAESILILKEIYGFEEDGATLNINLKRDEIAGIAGTVRETATRFLSELNESHIISLSGKKIRILDIKKLIRSANVFE
- a CDS encoding glycosyltransferase family 39 protein translates to MSFSKIKLSIFSLLVCYVVILYTAFIFYPRWNQAKTEATLSWDVSGYYLYLPAIFIYGDIEHCAFKDSILAKYSPTPDFQQAFIHQQSGHYVMKYSAGQAITMLPYFTIAHIWAKSSSIYPADGFSFPYQVCIGVGMMLYALIGLFFLRKILLHYFSDTVTAIVLLLLVIGTNYLNYSAIDQAMTHNVLFTIYTLLIWCSIRYYNKTNLKIALFIGFLCGLATLIRPTDIISVLIPVLWGINSIQEFRERFMLITKNYKHFLISAVVFGLIVLIQPIYWKLVSGDWVVYSYQDQGFSWLSPHLKDYLFSYRCGWLRYCPMMLIPFIGVFFLYKPKVNFIPTLFLMFISLYIVSAWDVWDYGGTAGRAMVQYYPIFSIAFAGITQFVHTRKIAMGIFYPIILLFMYLNIWWIYNAHVGTVQVSEVSHEYYWEKVGRWTSNESDLKLLDNKFSFTGYPKCSEQIYLNTFDGDTSANATILNENPKIQLTNDLQYSPKYIVNNNKLPKKWARVYAKFGCTVKEWDVWKQTQFSVNFYKNNENIQQNLIRVHRFLQNGEEKEIYLDAICPKEWDYMSIYFWNATNDKTLYIDDLKVVLFDE
- the crcB gene encoding fluoride efflux transporter CrcB codes for the protein MNFIWVGIGSAAGSMLRYGISVLLVSKTNLFPWATLCANFLGCLIFGIIYNWLSLQNPENQLYKLLLLTGFCGGFTTFSTFAAETILFFKLGSYSLGVLYVLLSLILCFLGIWAGSKLIVLR
- the aroA gene encoding 3-phosphoshikimate 1-carboxyvinyltransferase yields the protein MSNLKLLARADYVEGVVNAPPSKSEAQRYLVGALLANNQTSLLKNLGESTDVLAAQSAIQQLGASVISDNQIVTVLGAQHLAAPKQLFCGESGLGFRLLMPVVSLQPEPVMLTGIGTLLFRKQEGYRDALPESGVFFATSYGYPPVIVRGPMQGGKISLSGKFGSQYLSGLLFALPKAPQDSFLTVENPTSKPYIQLTLQILAQFGIHIEANEALTTFSIPGRQSYQGATATISGDWSGAAFLAAAAAINGHIQIAGLQANSYQADEKILTILQMMGAKVEWKDSILSIQSTGFLQGISTDLTHCPDLFPVIAMLACFAQSNSYLRGIKRLTNKESNRAAVIQAQFSKTGAAISLHSETDTMMISPAQTRPRVAVFRPENDHRIAMAAALAGFFLSQGAIIDQPHCVQKSFPDYWSVLQQIGFSTRTYS
- the pruA gene encoding L-glutamate gamma-semialdehyde dehydrogenase, translated to MNALSVNPAPENEPILGYLAGTSERLRLEAELAHQRSSTVEVPMYIGSERVLTQDRRRMSPPHDHQHTLGYAHFGNTAHVQAAIQAALAAKSNWENLPWEHRAAIFLKAADLISTKYRARILAATMLAQSKNIFQGEIDAVCELADFLRFNVHYLREIYSMQPVSSPLIWNRVEYRPLEGFVFAITPFNFTAIAGNLPASPVLMGNTCVWKPADSQIFSAQVVMEIFLEAGLPPGVINLIYVDGPAAGDVIFKQPDFAGVHFTGSTAVFQHIWKSIGENIRCYKSYPRIVGETGGKDFVLVHNSADVAGAITAITRGAFEFQGQKCSAASRVYLPESIAQSIIEGVKKDVESMSVGKTEDFSNFINAVIDERAFDKIMNYIEKAKNDPQLTLICGGEGSKESGYFVKPTVFVTQNPRSLTMCEEIFGPVLTIYVYPDNEWEKTLELVNTTSPYALTGAIWSQDRYAMQQAMTALTHAAGNLYLNDKPTGAVVGQQPFGGGRASGTNDKAGSLFNLLRWVSPRTIKENFVPPTNYRYGYQ